One window from the genome of Candidatus Didemnitutus sp. encodes:
- a CDS encoding PIG-L family deacetylase, whose protein sequence is MNCVRHRRSGLWWVALMALGVSVVLARGASSAASTTGAEQPAKAALMVVIAHPDDEAYFPGLLPYVCLVRKLPVVFVVLTSGEAGITPAGNRELREEEQRRACRVYGLPNEPVFARFADGAWQGTLEDNWKLWGGESRAAEWLAAQIRHYRPDVVVTHALDGESGHPNHVGCALSVTKACAWAADATRGGTEVTAAWSVKKLYVHRWPTRPLEFRQDVLVPGTDRTCLQIGEAGGKMHRSQGYAEQPFAELDAPGASRFGLYATTVGVDSGVGDLFEHVDLAPYRKSAVEPPDGADAARQK, encoded by the coding sequence ATGAACTGCGTGCGCCATCGGCGGAGCGGGTTGTGGTGGGTGGCGTTGATGGCGCTCGGCGTCAGCGTGGTGCTGGCGCGCGGCGCGTCGTCCGCTGCGTCGACGACTGGGGCGGAGCAACCGGCGAAGGCGGCGTTGATGGTCGTCATCGCGCATCCGGACGATGAGGCGTATTTTCCGGGGCTGTTGCCCTATGTGTGTCTCGTGCGGAAGCTGCCCGTGGTCTTCGTCGTGCTGACGAGTGGCGAGGCCGGGATCACTCCGGCGGGCAATCGCGAGCTGCGCGAGGAGGAGCAACGGCGTGCGTGCCGCGTCTACGGTTTGCCCAACGAGCCGGTCTTCGCGCGTTTCGCCGACGGCGCGTGGCAGGGCACGTTGGAGGACAACTGGAAACTCTGGGGCGGCGAAAGCCGGGCGGCCGAGTGGCTGGCCGCGCAAATCCGCCACTACCGTCCCGACGTGGTGGTGACGCACGCGCTCGATGGCGAGTCGGGCCATCCGAACCATGTCGGTTGCGCGCTCTCGGTGACGAAGGCGTGCGCGTGGGCGGCGGACGCGACACGCGGAGGCACGGAGGTGACGGCGGCCTGGTCGGTGAAGAAGCTCTATGTGCACCGCTGGCCGACGCGTCCGCTGGAGTTTCGGCAGGATGTGTTGGTCCCGGGCACGGACCGCACTTGCCTGCAAATCGGCGAGGCTGGGGGCAAGATGCACCGTTCGCAGGGCTACGCGGAACAGCCGTTCGCCGAGCTGGATGCGCCGGGAGCGAGCCGCTTCGGGCTGTATGCGACGACGGTCGGGGTGGATAGCGGCGTAGGCGACCTGTTCGAGCATGTCGACCTGGCGCCGTATCGGAAGAGCGCGGTGGAGCCGCCCGATGGCGCGGACGCGGCCCGGCAAAAGTGA
- a CDS encoding TolC family protein, with protein sequence MNMHSLLRPALVPVLLLSFAAAGAAPWTASDAVATALRDNPDAALARQRIAAAEAMIEQANAAWLPQLNLSGRYTDTNSPMMAFGSILNQRAFNFGLDFNHPGKIDNLNLTGTVGYNLYSGGRATAGRDAARAGARAAAEDLRAAQQQLATEAIKSLLNLRKAREAVTAVAAGVRAYEAALANARLRFEAGQVLKADLLSLEVQLAQTREQLTVTRHGAALAERAFLFVLGREPQPGESVELAAADPSLDALTVPSATDSANRPELAGLRQRLAAAEKMVAAARGARRPTVNAFASYQYDHGWKLDRHADSWLAGVSVDLNVFDGGQTSGKIRQAEAELAQVKEMLRKAELGFALEAEQARLAHESARERLAVSTQTVAQAEESAVLTRARFEKGALLASDLIGVESRLIEARMRRTIAEADERIALAELHRAVGLTPLAQP encoded by the coding sequence CTGAACATGCATTCCCTGCTCCGCCCGGCGCTCGTGCCGGTCCTTCTCCTCTCCTTTGCCGCCGCCGGCGCGGCCCCCTGGACCGCGTCCGACGCCGTCGCCACCGCCCTGCGCGACAACCCCGACGCCGCCCTCGCCCGCCAGCGCATCGCCGCCGCCGAAGCGATGATCGAGCAGGCCAACGCCGCCTGGCTCCCTCAGCTCAACCTCTCCGGCCGTTACACCGACACAAACAGCCCGATGATGGCCTTCGGCTCCATCCTCAACCAGCGGGCCTTCAACTTCGGCCTCGATTTCAACCACCCGGGCAAGATCGACAACCTCAACCTCACCGGCACCGTCGGCTACAACCTCTACAGCGGCGGCCGCGCCACCGCCGGCCGCGACGCCGCCCGCGCCGGCGCCCGCGCCGCCGCCGAGGATCTCCGCGCCGCCCAACAGCAGCTCGCCACCGAGGCGATCAAATCCCTCCTCAATCTCCGCAAGGCCCGCGAAGCCGTCACCGCCGTCGCCGCTGGCGTCCGCGCCTACGAAGCCGCCCTCGCCAACGCCCGCCTCCGCTTCGAGGCCGGCCAAGTCCTCAAAGCCGACCTCCTCAGCCTCGAGGTCCAGCTCGCCCAAACCCGCGAGCAACTCACCGTCACCCGCCACGGCGCCGCGCTCGCCGAACGCGCCTTCCTCTTCGTCCTCGGTCGCGAGCCCCAGCCCGGCGAGTCCGTCGAGCTCGCCGCCGCCGACCCGTCGCTCGACGCCCTCACCGTCCCCTCCGCCACCGACAGCGCCAACCGCCCCGAACTCGCCGGCCTCCGTCAGCGTCTCGCCGCCGCCGAAAAAATGGTCGCAGCCGCCCGCGGCGCGCGCCGCCCGACCGTCAACGCCTTCGCCTCCTATCAATACGACCACGGCTGGAAACTCGACCGCCACGCCGACAGCTGGCTCGCCGGCGTCTCCGTCGACCTGAACGTCTTCGACGGCGGCCAGACCTCCGGCAAAATCCGCCAAGCCGAAGCCGAACTCGCCCAAGTGAAGGAAATGCTCCGCAAGGCCGAACTCGGTTTCGCCCTCGAAGCCGAACAAGCCCGCCTCGCCCACGAATCCGCGCGCGAACGCCTCGCCGTCTCCACCCAAACCGTCGCCCAAGCCGAGGAGAGCGCCGTCCTCACCCGCGCCCGCTTCGAGAAAGGCGCGCTCCTCGCCTCCGACCTCATCGGCGTCGAAAGCCGCCTCATCGAAGCGCGCATGCGCCGCACCATCGCCGAAGCCGACGAGCGCATCGCCCTCGCCGAACTCCACCGCGCCGTCGGCCTCACCCCGCTCGCGCAACCGTGA
- a CDS encoding helix-turn-helix transcriptional regulator has product MPKHRPLNEDALQLVAARFAVLSEPMRLRLIQSLFEGERNVTDLVEATGGTQANVSRHLQTLTAAHILARRKEGLQVFYRISDPTIPKLCELVCGSLEKSLSRQIGHLTPE; this is encoded by the coding sequence ATGCCCAAGCATCGCCCGCTCAATGAGGACGCCCTCCAGCTCGTCGCCGCCCGTTTCGCGGTGCTCTCGGAGCCGATGCGGCTGCGCCTGATCCAGTCGCTGTTCGAGGGGGAGCGCAATGTGACCGACCTCGTCGAGGCCACGGGCGGCACGCAGGCGAACGTCTCGCGGCACCTCCAGACGCTGACGGCGGCGCACATCCTCGCGCGGCGCAAGGAGGGCTTGCAGGTCTTTTACCGCATCAGCGATCCGACGATCCCGAAGCTGTGCGAACTCGTCTGCGGGAGCCTCGAGAAATCGCTCAGCCGGCAGATCGGTCACCTGACGCCGGAGTGA
- a CDS encoding DUF2892 domain-containing protein, protein MTTHDLVRLLAGSVLLLGVALTHFVSPWWLLLPLFVGLNLIQSVFTGFCPPTLLLRKLGWVDDQDVIHWGGR, encoded by the coding sequence ATGACCACCCACGACCTCGTCCGCCTCCTCGCCGGCTCCGTCCTTCTCCTCGGCGTCGCCCTCACGCACTTCGTCAGCCCCTGGTGGCTGCTGCTGCCACTGTTCGTCGGCCTCAACCTGATCCAGTCCGTCTTCACCGGCTTTTGCCCGCCCACGCTGCTCCTGCGCAAACTCGGCTGGGTCGACGACCAGGACGTCATTCACTGGGGCGGCCGCTGA